From one Agrobacterium fabrum str. C58 genomic stretch:
- a CDS encoding MFS transporter — protein sequence MLQKSTSPGAFDRQAYLIALLVFIAGSTNAAVVPFIGFYIIQVLGHPPATLGLYSVTAMVASIIASRFYGERVDAGVRVRPLLLLSVFGAFVAAAAATSGHLALLVAVTATGMGLSNAASTLIFSYGRYYGRVNALDAPSYNAVLRTMVSLAWMLLPAAAYLILDFAGAKAVFINAMMMAAIWAGLALAIVPRGQTCPMERRADGDADTRRNLPLLMAAAASFCMSFAHALCASALPVFLVREVGLPDYVPGLSLSVKCAMEVLLILLAPRIMRRVSARILLGVSAVMAIIAFNIIASVQTLPAMLFGAAMEGAYYGLCAGTCLTFVQGFARGRTARATALYMNSIFLAGLFAVPLMGFVSQYASFGTSIRLASVGAGAALLLLFLTRRQVSE from the coding sequence ATGTTACAGAAAAGCACGTCGCCGGGCGCTTTTGATCGTCAGGCCTATCTGATCGCGCTGCTGGTTTTCATCGCCGGCAGCACCAATGCGGCTGTCGTGCCGTTTATCGGGTTTTATATCATTCAGGTGCTCGGTCACCCGCCGGCCACGCTTGGTCTCTACAGCGTGACGGCGATGGTGGCGTCGATCATCGCCAGCCGTTTCTATGGCGAGCGCGTGGATGCCGGCGTGCGGGTGCGGCCATTGCTGCTGCTCTCTGTGTTCGGTGCATTTGTCGCAGCGGCGGCAGCCACCTCCGGGCACCTGGCATTGCTGGTGGCGGTGACGGCAACGGGCATGGGGCTTTCCAATGCCGCCAGTACCCTGATTTTCAGTTATGGTCGCTACTATGGCCGGGTAAATGCACTGGATGCGCCTTCATATAACGCCGTCCTGCGCACAATGGTGTCGCTGGCATGGATGCTGCTTCCGGCCGCGGCCTACCTGATCCTCGATTTTGCCGGGGCGAAAGCGGTTTTTATAAATGCCATGATGATGGCAGCCATCTGGGCCGGGCTGGCGCTCGCCATCGTGCCGCGCGGCCAGACCTGTCCGATGGAACGGCGGGCAGACGGTGATGCCGATACGCGGCGCAACCTGCCGCTGTTGATGGCGGCGGCGGCCAGCTTCTGCATGTCTTTCGCCCACGCGCTCTGCGCCTCGGCCCTGCCTGTGTTTCTGGTGCGCGAAGTGGGCCTGCCGGACTACGTGCCGGGCCTGTCGCTCAGCGTCAAATGTGCCATGGAGGTTCTGCTGATCCTGCTTGCGCCGAGGATCATGCGCCGGGTCAGCGCCCGGATCCTGCTTGGCGTCTCTGCGGTGATGGCGATCATCGCTTTCAACATCATCGCTTCGGTTCAGACTTTGCCGGCCATGCTTTTCGGTGCGGCAATGGAAGGCGCCTATTACGGGTTGTGCGCCGGCACCTGCCTGACCTTCGTGCAGGGCTTTGCGCGCGGCCGCACGGCGCGGGCAACCGCGCTCTACATGAACTCCATCTTCCTTGCCGGCCTGTTTGCGGTGCCATTGATGGGGTTTGTGTCGCAATATGCGAGCTTCGGCACGTCGATCCGGCTGGCTTCGGTTGGTGCGGGTGCGGCGCTGTTGCTGCTGTTTCTGACGCGACGGCAGGTGAGTGAATAG